Sequence from the Saccharopolyspora pogona genome:
GTAGTCCGTGTCCGCTACCTGGTAGCCCGCCGAGCGCAGGTCGTTGTCCAGCTTTCCGGCCAGCAGGTAGTCCACCGTGGTCGTCACGATGCGGACCGGGCGGCGTTCGAGCAGGCCCACGTGGTCCAGGGTGGCCGACACCGCGCCGCCATAGGCGCGCACCAGGCCGCCCGCGCCGAGCAGCACCCCGCCGAAGTAGCGGGTCACCACCGCGACCGCATTGGTGATCTCGTTGCGGCGCAGCACTTCAAGCATCGGCGCACCCGCCGTGCCCGCCGGCTCGCCGTCGTCGCTGGACTTCTGGAACTCCCTGGAGTCGCCGAGGACGAACGCGGAGCAGTGGTGCCGCGCGTCGTGGTGCAGCCGGCGGCGCTGCTGGATGAATTCCCGCGCTTCCGCCTCGGTGGTCACCCGTGCCAGCGCGCACAGGAAGCGAGACTTCTTCACCTCCAGCTCGTGCTCACCCGGCCGCTTGATCGTCCGCATCGGTCTCCTTTGTCCAGTGACGCCCGCCACTGCCGCGCAGCGCCCTCCGGGCCATCCTCCCATTCCGGAAACGGTGCAGGTCAGCGCGGTGATCCGGGCTGGAGGAGGTGGCGATTTCCGTTGTGGGCCGCGGGCCCGTAACGTCCCTCCTCATGGAGCAGTCATCGAGCCCGTTTGAACCAGGCACGCGGGTGCGCGCCACGTTCGGCCGGTTCCGTGATCGGGTCGGCACGGTGGTGGAGACCGCCACCGGTCTCCCCGAAGTCTTCGACGGTCCGGTCCTCTGGGTGCGGTTCGACGGAGCCGACGATCCCGGCCTGGTCGCAGGCAGATTTCTGGAAGCCGCCTGACCCCCGCGTCGGCGGCGGGTGGTCCCCGGTTTCAGTTGAAACCTCGCGGACCACCCCGGGATCCACAGTTTCAATTGAAACTGTGGAGTGTCCCAGCCGGGCCGAGCCGGCTCAGCCCCAGACCTCGGCGGCGGTTTCCGCGACGAGTCGCAACTTCGCCACTTCCTTCTCGTAGGTCAGCGCGTTGCCGTCCTTGGTGGAGGCGAAGCCGCACTGCGACGAGAGGCACGGCTGGTCGAGTTCGCTTGGCGGCCTCCTCGATCTGGCGCTTGAGCGCGTCCTTCGGCTCCAGCTCGCCGCGCTTGGTGGTGATCAGCCCGAGCACCACGGCCTTGCCCGCCCTTCGGCACGAACCGCAGCGGCGCGAAGCCGCCGGAGCGCGCGTCGTCGAACTCCCCGGGAAGAACCCGTCCACCTCGAGTTCGCTGAACAGCGCCTCGGCGACGAAGTCGTAGCCGCCCTCGGCGACCCACGAGGACCGGAAGTTCCCGCGGCACATGTGGGTGGTGGCCGACAGCGTGTCCGGCCGGCCAAGCAGCGAGTCGTTGATCAGCCCGATGGTCTGCAGGTGGGCGTGCTCGGCGCCGTCGCCGCGGCCGGCTGCGTGTTCGTCGCGGGCGTCGAGGAGACGTTGCGGGCGGAGCAGGCTGCCGACGTGGTCGGCGCGGAACGGGCGTGCGACGCGTGGGCTCATGCACGCAACATGGTTTGCGAATGCGATCGCGCCTAGTCGTGATTTCAACCGTCTTCGCCGGCCGGGCAACCGGGGTGTTCGCTGTGTGTGAGCAAGGACAATTCGGTATATCCGGTCGAGTGGATAAAATCGACTCGATAATCGACGTCGGGTATGACGGATGGAGACGATGCGGGTTCTCGTGATCGGGGCCGGAGTCGGGGGACTTGCCATCGCCAACGGATTGATCGACAAGGGCCACCACGTGCAGGTCTTCGAGCACGCGGACGCCCTGCGGACCACCGGCGCGGGCATCACGGTGTGGAGCAACGGCACCGCTGCGCTGCGCGAACTCGGCGTCGACATCGAGGCGGCGGGCCGTCCGCTGCACAGCCTCCGGTCTGTCACCGAAACCGGTCGGCTGCTCTGGGAGGCCGATCTCGGCGAGGTCACCGAGCGCTTGGGCTCGCCGACGGTGCAGATCCCCCGCCGCACGCTGATCGCGGAGATGGCCGCCGCGCTGCCGCCGGGCGTGCTGCACTTCGGCCGCCGCTGCGTCGGCGTCACCGAGCACCCGGACCACGTCGTCGTCGAGTTCGCTGACGGCGGCTCGGCCGCCGGGGACGTGCTGATCGGCGCCGACGGCCAGGGTTCGGTGGTGCGCCGCGAGGTGCTGGGCGGTGACCCGGCGCGGCCGACAGGCTGGGCCAGCTGGCAGGGCATGACCCGCAGCGACCTGCCGATCGCGCACGGTCACCAGACGCTCAACATCGCCGGCCGCAACGCGCACTGCGGCCTCATCCCGACCGGCGACGGGCTGCTCCACTGGTGGTTCGACATGCCCTGGAAGGACGGCGACCCGGTGCTGTCCGTCGCCGACCTGCGGCAGGTCTTCCGCGGCTGGCCGGGCCCGGTCGAGGAACTGCTGGCCTCGGTCACCGACGACGACCTTGGGTTCTTCCCGCACATCCGGCACAAGGTGCCGCAGGTCTGGGGCGGCCCGCGCAGCACGCTGCTGGGCGACGCGGTGCACGCGATGCCGCCCGCCGTGGCGCAGGCGGCCAACCAGACGTTGGAGGACGCCTGGTTGCTCACCCAGTTCTTGTCCAATGTGGACCGCGAACCGGCGGAGCTGCTGCGGGCCTACGAGCAGGAGCGGCGACCGCGCGCGCTGAAGGTATCGCGCACCGCGGCGCTGACCTCGGCGCAGCGCAGCACCCCGTTGCAGCGCCTGGCGAGGTTCCCGAGGTGGCTGGCGACCCGCAGCCAGGTGGCCTCGCTGCGCTCCGGCAGCAACGTCCTCCGCCTCGCCCGGCAACCCCAGGTCCAGGTCGCCTGAACCTCCCGCGGCACCGCCTCGGCGGACCTGGTCAGTTCTCGGGCAGCACGATTGAGCCCCCGACGTTCTCGTCGTCGCTGCCCAGCAGGAGGCCGCCGCCGAGCTCGTTCAGCGCCTTGACCTTGTGGCCCGGGAAAACGCCGATCCGTTGCGGGCCTGCGGGCCTGCGGGCCTGCGGGCCTGCGGGCCTGCGGGTCCTGGTCGATGGTCAGGCGCAGCGGACCGCGTCGATCGCCGCCAGGTCGACCGGGACCTCGCCCCGCCAGTCCAGCGGTTCGGCGTCGGTGAGGCGCCCTTGCCGCAGCGTGAGCCAGGTCGCCCGGTTCTCGCCGTCCTTCTTGTTGTCCCGGACGATGATCGCGTCGGCCGATTCGGGGGTGGCGTCGACGAGGGCGATTCCGCTGATGCCCGAGGTGATTCCGTCGCCGACCAGCTGCCAGTCCGCATCGGGCGCGGCTGACCCGGCGTTAGGCAACGCGAGCGCGAGCGCGAGGGAAACGGCGCCGACGAGAGTTCTGTGCACGGGGCTACCTCCACGGTGGGTGCGATCGACCGGCTGTCACCTTCAAGAGCTCGCCGTAGATCTACCGACCGCGACCTCGCGGGACAACGGCCGTTCCTCGGTGTCCCGTTCCACCCGGCGAACGGGGGCGTCCCAGCGGCGATTTAGCGGCAGCAAGAAGCCCTCCCCGCCCGGTCGGCGAGGAGGGCTTCCGGGCTGCGGGTCAGCCGCCGAAGACGTCCGGGTCGGGGCCGACGCGGATGCCGGTCTTCAGCGCCGTGATGCCCGCGACGTCATCGTCGGCGAGCTCGAAGTCGAAGACCTCGATGTTCTCCTTGATCCGCGAGGGCGTGACGGACTTCGGGATCGCGATGTTGCCCAGCTGGATTTGCCAGCGCAGCACGAGCTGCGCCGGGCTCTTGTCGTACTTCTCGGCCAGCGAAGCCAGCGACGCATCGTCGAGCAGGCCCTTGCCCTGACCCAGCGGGCTCCACGCCTCGGTGGCGATGCCGTGCTCGGCGTGGAACGCGCGCAGCTCGGCCTGCGGCAGGTTCGGGTGCAGCTCGATCTGGTTGACCGCGGGCACCGCGTCGGTCTCCTCGAACAACCGGCGCAGGTGCGGGATCTGGAAGTTCGACACCCCGATCGCCTTGGCGCGGCCGTCGGCGTGCAGCTGCTGGAACGCCTTCCAAGTCTCGACGTAGCGGTCCTTGGCCGGGAGCGGCCAGTGGATCAGGTAGAGGTCGACGTAGTCGAGCCCGAGCTTGGTGAGGCTCTCGTCGAAGGCCTTCAGCGTGCGTTCGCAGCCCTGGGAGTCGTTCCCGAGCTTGGTGGTGACGAACAGTTCCTCGCGCTTGAGGCCCGATTCGGCGATCGCCTTGCCCACACCCTCCTCGTTGCCGTACACCGCGGCCGTGTCGATGCTGCGGTACCCGGCCTGCAGCGCCGCCAGCACCCGCTCGACGACCTGGCCGGCCGGGACCTGGAAGACGCCGTAACCCAGCTGTGGCATCGCTGCGCCGGTGTTGAGCGTGATGTTCGGAACCTGTGTCATGAGGGTGTTTTCCTCCACCGATTTCGGATTGTTCGTTCCGCGAATCGCGGGCTGGTGTCCGCCTTGCCGGTCACCGTATTCGGTGCGGTAAGCCCCGGCTAGCCGATCTGCCTAGCGGGAAGCCCTCAGCCGACCTCGATCGACTCGGTGGGCTGCGCGGCGCGGTGCGAGACCAGGACCTCGGACCGCTGGGGCCGCCGGTCCAGCCAGCCGGAGACCAGCGCGAAGCCCAGGCCGACCACCGCCAGCAGGGCTCCCACCCAGCTCGGCGCGGTCAACCCAAGACCGGCGGCGATCACCACGCCGCCGAGGTAGGCGCCCAGCGAGTTGGCGATGTTGAAGGTCGACTGGATGCTCGCCGAGCCCAGCGCCGGGGCCTCCTTGGCCTGGTCCAGGATTCGCGCCTGGATGCTGGGGATCGCCGCGAACCCGGTCGCGCCGATCAGGAACACCGTGATCGGCGCCAGCGCCGCGCTGTGCGAGGTGACCACGAACAGTGCCAGGCAGGCCGCCAGCGCGCCGAGGAAGACGTACAGCGTCTTCATCGGAGCCCGGTCGGCGAGTCGCCCGCCGACCGCGGTGCCGACGGTCATCCCGACGCCGAACAGCGCCAGCAGCAGGGTGACCGCGGTCGGCGTGTAGCCGGTGACGTCGGTCAGCACCGGCTTGATGTAGCTGTAGAAGGAGAAGGTCGCGGCGAAGCCGAAGACCACGACGGCGAACGCCAGCCAGACCTGCGGGCGGCGGAACGCGCGCAGCTCGCCGCGCACGCTGACGTCGGTGGGCTTGGGCTGGTCGGGCACCAGCGCCGCGACCGCGGCCAGCGCGATGATGCCGATCACCGCGACCAGGCCGAACGCCCAGCGCCAGCCGAGCGCCTGGCCGAGCAGCGTGCCGACCGGGACGCCGACGATGTTCGCCACGGTGAGCCCGATGAACATCATCGAGATGGCCTGGGCGCGCTTGTCGGTGGCGACCAGGCTCGCGGCGACCACGGCACCGATGCCGAAGAACACGCCGTGTGGCAGGCCCGCGAGGAACCGGGCGCCGAGCAATAGCTCGTGCGTAGGCGCGAACGCCGAGCACAGGTTCCCGACGGTGAACAGCACCAGCATGCTGAGCAGCATCGTCTTGCGCTTGAACCGCATGCCCAGCATGGTCAGCAGCGGTGCGCCGATGACAACGCCGAGCGCGTACAGCGAGATGTAGCCTCCGGCGTCCGGGATCGACACCTGCAGGTCGGTGGCGACTTCGGGCAGCAGGCCCATCATCACGAACTCGGTCGTTCCAATCCCGAATGCGGCGATGGCCAGGGCCAACAGGGCAATGGGCAAGGTGAAGTCTCCCCTTGAAATGCCGGACGGTTTGTCGCGTTCTCGCCGACCGGGCGCACAGCGGTGCGCGTCACATTCCGGTGTTCGAGAACGATTCAGGAAGACGGCTATCACTGGCGCTCCCCAGACGTGTTCAACAGTAGTCCGGCGCCCCGCTGTTCCCGAAGCGGTTATGAACCGC
This genomic interval carries:
- a CDS encoding YigZ family protein, yielding MRTIKRPGEHELEVKKSRFLCALARVTTEAEAREFIQQRRRLHHDARHHCSAFVLGDSREFQKSSDDGEPAGTAGAPMLEVLRRNEITNAVAVVTRYFGGVLLGAGGLVRAYGGAVSATLDHVGLLERRPVRIVTTTVDYLLAGKLDNDLRSAGYQVADTDYQAEVRFRINVPESEVDTFRTWLAEATGGAAEPELGDLAYAEMEP
- a CDS encoding FAD-dependent monooxygenase, with product MRVLVIGAGVGGLAIANGLIDKGHHVQVFEHADALRTTGAGITVWSNGTAALRELGVDIEAAGRPLHSLRSVTETGRLLWEADLGEVTERLGSPTVQIPRRTLIAEMAAALPPGVLHFGRRCVGVTEHPDHVVVEFADGGSAAGDVLIGADGQGSVVRREVLGGDPARPTGWASWQGMTRSDLPIAHGHQTLNIAGRNAHCGLIPTGDGLLHWWFDMPWKDGDPVLSVADLRQVFRGWPGPVEELLASVTDDDLGFFPHIRHKVPQVWGGPRSTLLGDAVHAMPPAVAQAANQTLEDAWLLTQFLSNVDREPAELLRAYEQERRPRALKVSRTAALTSAQRSTPLQRLARFPRWLATRSQVASLRSGSNVLRLARQPQVQVA
- a CDS encoding aldo/keto reductase; this translates as MTQVPNITLNTGAAMPQLGYGVFQVPAGQVVERVLAALQAGYRSIDTAAVYGNEEGVGKAIAESGLKREELFVTTKLGNDSQGCERTLKAFDESLTKLGLDYVDLYLIHWPLPAKDRYVETWKAFQQLHADGRAKAIGVSNFQIPHLRRLFEETDAVPAVNQIELHPNLPQAELRAFHAEHGIATEAWSPLGQGKGLLDDASLASLAEKYDKSPAQLVLRWQIQLGNIAIPKSVTPSRIKENIEVFDFELADDDVAGITALKTGIRVGPDPDVFGG
- a CDS encoding MFS transporter yields the protein MPIALLALAIAAFGIGTTEFVMMGLLPEVATDLQVSIPDAGGYISLYALGVVIGAPLLTMLGMRFKRKTMLLSMLVLFTVGNLCSAFAPTHELLLGARFLAGLPHGVFFGIGAVVAASLVATDKRAQAISMMFIGLTVANIVGVPVGTLLGQALGWRWAFGLVAVIGIIALAAVAALVPDQPKPTDVSVRGELRAFRRPQVWLAFAVVVFGFAATFSFYSYIKPVLTDVTGYTPTAVTLLLALFGVGMTVGTAVGGRLADRAPMKTLYVFLGALAACLALFVVTSHSAALAPITVFLIGATGFAAIPSIQARILDQAKEAPALGSASIQSTFNIANSLGAYLGGVVIAAGLGLTAPSWVGALLAVVGLGFALVSGWLDRRPQRSEVLVSHRAAQPTESIEVG